From the genome of Diabrotica virgifera virgifera chromosome 8, PGI_DIABVI_V3a:
TTTACTGCTAAACGATATTAATCCTTTATTTTTTCAGAAACCAGAATTTGTCTTTCGTTTTTGcacttttgttgtattttaaccATGGTGTTTTGTATTAACTGTTCTGTCCGTAAGTCTTTTTGTTGGTCGGGtactttttctttttatttatttctttattttttatttgtgttgttTCTTATTAAAGTTGGCAATCAATTAAGTCTTCTATATACGTTTATTCCTTTATATTTATGAAACTGTATTTTTCTAATATCTATTCTCGGGAATGGTATTAGGCAAGGAGGCACCATCTCTCCTAAACTATTCACCGCTTTTTTACAGAGTGCTGTGAGAAACAATAGTTGGGAAAATATTGCAGTCAACGTAAATGAGAAGTTTCTGAACAACTTGAGGATTACAGATGACATAGTCGTTATTGCAGATTGGCTAGATTATGCCTGCCAACTTCTTCAAGACCTTCAAAGCACTTGTACACGAGTTGGCCTTAAAATTAAGTTTTCCAAAATATAATACAGGGCCAACCTTGTACTGGCCAAAAACATCTCATCTAATGGAATGGCACGCAAATTGAACAAGTGTATATCTATAAATATCTGGACCACAAGATTAAATTAGGAAGAGAAAATCAAACGACAGTTGAGCAGGAGAATATCACTGGCAGCTTACGGAAAACTGAGAAAGTTTTTAAATCAGATGCTTCCATGTGCTTGATTAGGAAGGTCTTTGATCAATGTGTACTCTCAGTTCTAACGTACGGAGTAGAAACATTGACCTTTTCCAGAAAAGTAATCAATAAAATATAAGTGGCACAAAGAAATGTGGCTGCACaaacgtatactgaaaataccatggacggctatgctgacaaatgtggcagtccttaagaaagcaaatgctacccgcgagctgcttgataacatcaaatataagTCGTGTTCGCGCTGCATGCCCCGAGTatgcccagagggagaacgcctgcgcattacaaaattggacgTTCAATAAGGTCGAATATTGCCCTCCGAAAacgtaatgcgcaggcgttctccctctgggcatACTCGGGGCATGCAGCACGAACACGGCTATAAAAAggtggcctattttggacacgtagtaaggggagaccggtataatattcttcaacttattatgatgggtaaaatcgaaggacgcagaggaattggtagaaagcaggcctcttggttgaagaatatccgggagtggacaggaataaaaaaagcagaacacctatttagaatagctcgagacagagacagtttcgccatgttaatcgccaacgtcaaggggacttgataggacACGTTAAGAAGAATGGCACAAAGAGCAAAGGAGAGGTCAAGGTTGAATATATCCCTCAGAGATAAAGTTtccaataaaatagcaaaaacaTTGGTTTACGGACGCAGTTAAAAGAATTACAAGGCTGAAATGGAACTGGTCGGTGCATGTTGTCTGATTCAAAGATGGAAGATGGACCAAGAAAATTTTAGAATGGAGACCTAGACACGATGCTTATCGTAATCGGGGACGTCCTACAACAAGGTGGACGGACGACATCAAGCGCATCCAGTATAACTGGATTCAGGGTGCTCAAGATCGGATGCAATGGAATTATTTAGGGAGGCCTCAGAAGTGGACTCAATACGGCTAATGATTATGTCAATGTGTTTTTATTTCTTCGGGTCCACAAAGTTTCGATTGCTGACTTGATTTTTAATtctaagtacatattttataccGTTAACTATCACCTTTTGccatttttgatttaaaaaactatttttatagaTGTAATAAACTAATAATGATGGACTTGCATAAAAAGCCAAAAAcaagcacacacacacacacacaaactaATAATACAGTTACCTGTGTTTTTCTGACAATAGTCTCAACAGCATTGGGTACCTTGAATCTGAATCTCCTCTTCAAAATCGTTTCTCTTGTACTAGGTAGTAATACAACAGCTGCCGAATACACAATAGCCAAACCGGACAGTATAGCTAAAATAATAAACCAGAACCATAGGAAAATGTAAATCTTCTCGTTGAGAATGTTCAAGGCTAACACGCAGAGGGCGTCATGCTTCTGAATTGATCCTGAAGGACCGAATTTGTGGAATGTACATTTTGTTACCCTTGGAAAGATGGCTACCATGGGATCCGTGCGATTTTCTTGATTCATGTTCGAAAAGGAAACTACGTCAGTGCCGTAGGTTAGGAACGCTCCACCGAGGAATTTGTCAGTCATGAATATGTTTACCATCTAAAAAGAGtgtacataaataattaaaaatgtgtaaataaatttttattgtgATATTTTTAGTCAGAAAACGAAATAGTTGTCAGCGATTCATTTCGAAGTTCGTGGATCATTACGGAATTTGAGGAGAAAGGGGAGTAATTTTAATGGCGTGTAAAATAATACTATAATTTTACgtgtataattttataattatactattattttatgattaactatttagatgggaaataagccacaattaaattgaaaaaataattttattaacgtttcccaTCTAAacagttaatcataaaaatgccacaaggaaatagcctcAGAACAACTATTATTTTAGTAAGAAATAAGTAACATTTCATGCAACAATTTCCTGCCAACTATTTCTTTCTTTGATGAATAATTAAGATTAAATTTCTCTCACTCGCTCTCCCTTTAAATCTTTCTCTCGCTCGATCGCTTTCTCTTTCTCTCCGCCATCTCTTTCTTTCACAACATTTCACTTTGTCGCTCGccctctctctttctctctcttgcTCGCTCTGTCACGGCTCTCTCTCTGGTGAGCTCGCTCTGTCACGcactctctttctctctctctctttagTGCGCTCTTTCTCTCGCGCGTTCACTTTCTTGCACTCCCTTTCACTTGCCCTCGCGCTCACTCTCACTCGCTGACTCTCTCTAGCTATTTATCtttctctctatctctctctctctctctcgctctctctctctttctctttctctctatctctctctctttctctgcCTCTATTTCTCTCTCTTTCTCTGCCTCTATTTCTCTCTCTTTCTCTGCCTCTATTTCTCTCTCTTTCTCTGCCTCTATTTCTCTCTCTCGCTATGTATTTCTCTATAAGCATGCTCAATTCCGTATATTTATATTGTACAGAGGATAATATATTTCTCGGCTGTTTTAAAAGTGAGAAACTACAATTTTACGATTGTAATGTactatctaaaatataaatgatgTATGTACTGAATATAAAATATGATATAGGCTGTGTTAATTATCTAAAATACTGTTTTCCCAAAATAACGTGCCTCGCCCCAAAAAGGGTGTATTATATGGATTGACGCAATTTCATAATTTAATCGTGTTACACAAATTATAATTTAGGGAATAAAATTCAACCTTATTCAAACAACTTCCTAATGTCCTTTTAAAAATCAATAAACATTTTCATTCCTCACTTTAGCTCACCGGATGTTTCAGTGGGTATTAGTCTTATTCGTCGAAGAAATCCGAAGGGAGAACAATAATAACGAACTGTACAAATTGAATCTAGATGATGGTCGAATAATTAGTAGGTATCCAGATCAGGGATCAGCTAAATATGCCATTCTCAGTGGTATTAAAAAAAGACTTAATAAGAATGTTAATGAAGTGTTGTGTaataaattattcttcttcttctttacgtgccatctccgcgacgaaggttggcaatcatcattgctattctaacttttgactcTACAGCCCGAAacagttcagttgagctgcatccaaaccattctctgagatttctcagccagtacatttttgttctacctatgctgcgctttccttgaatctttccctgcattattaaatgtatgagttcatatctgtcaccacgtgttatatgacccaagtattgcagttttcttattttgatggaatccagtatctccctgctgttctatattcttcttagtacttcttcattggttacTCTGTCTGTctaggagattctcagcattcttcgatatgtccacaaaatattaataataatatacagtgctagtcaaaagtccgtttCCCCCGTGCGTCGTATCTTTTGAATGGttttacttataatagtgaaatttggagggaggaaagaAACGGACGCAGGCTTCTCAACTAGTCATAAcgggtgacgtaatagtgacagaagACGTTACCgcgccactgtgaccgataattttaaatggaaccatatggcaagtgatacctcgtttgaaaggtattgaaaatacctattcattcatattaattttatttgagtttaggattattttgttgaaaaaattaaataaacactaAAATTGTGGtctcgcatttaattaataaatagtcAAACGTCCGTCTCtggttatttgtcaaaaagtttacgtttttcaattctctaattgttttacgtcaacgtcaacttttttgacaaataacgaGAGGCGGACTTatagaatttttattaataattattttaaactagaattttagtatttatttaatttcttcatcaAAATCAGCTAAACTCAAAAAGAAATTAGTATGATTGAATCGGTAtattaaaattgtagtttcgcatttaattaatagaTAAATATTCAAACGTTCGCCTCtgattatttgtcaaaaaaggtaactaaaaacatttattattagagaattgaaaaacgtcaactttttgacaaCTAACAATACAATGTTagtattatttaatttattcatcaaaatgagcttaaactcaaatAAAATTAGTATGATTGAATAGGCATTTTCAGTACCTTTCAAGCGAAGTATCACTtgtcataaggtcccatttaaaattatcggtcgtagtggcgctgtaacgtcatctgtcaatATTACGTCACATATTACGACTAGCtgagaagcctacgtccgtttctttcctccctccaaatttcactattataagtaaaaCCATTTAAAAGATACGAGAGGGGGGGAgaacggacttttgactagcactgtatattgtttTTTAGCGTTCCATGGCATACAAGCGGACGAACTTTTTTTCTTCTAGTTCCATTACCGTTATAGATCGATAGAATATGTCGGCTAACATATTCGCTATCGTGACTTTTGACAGCGGCTCTAAATAATGGTCTAACCGATTTTCCGTACGATTGTCTTGGATTTTTCGGCAATACGCTTATGTTTTTATGCTTATTTCGGTCTTTCCCTGAATAGTGAGATGTAAAAGTTCATATTTTTCCACATCTTGTAAGCATGACCGCACTACTACTCTATATTATTATAGTATGTATAGTAGCACTAGAAATATATGTGATATATCAAATTTAAGTATATGATCGTCTGATGAAAAGTAATAATGTATGATCTTCAATATTGATTAGAGAAAATGAAACTGACCAGTGAATGTATGTCTTACATTTTTTTACCTAAGTGATAATGTCGCATGTATCAGGACAAACATATAATGGCACTGCTTATTTCTTCCCAGCATTTGTTTTGTATtgttttaatttacattttattttgaaaattcaATTGTCAAATTTCAGTACATATTTTTTACTCTGTAGCGCTGCTGTATTATAATGCTTACAAATACCGAAAATTTAGATAACTTTGAGTCAAATGATATGTTTAAAATGCACAATAACCACAACATCCATATTTGTTTTCCACAAATAATCCAAAACTACACTACATACAGTTACCGCCACGGTAGTAGACACACCGTCACATTGAGCTAATACAGTCCTGAACCCTTCACTCACTTTTATGTCGAGAAGTACACAGATTGATCCTACATAGAAAAAATCCCTTGAAGTAAAAAGAAGTGTTAGGAGAAAGAAGTGTTAAGTGAAGTAGGAGAATATTCGAGATGTCATTGAATAACCTAGAAATGTTTAGGGACGTTTAGAATGCAGAAAATGTATACAgtaatgagcgcgctaataaccggcaaaatcacgcaaaagatagaaaacataatacattgtgaagtaaaaagagatgaaactagtagaggtggaaattatcaatCAGTATAAATTAACAtcacattacatagtttcccacctttagtcaAATCGGAGGAGTACGACAACTGTCACTAGAAAAGAGAGTTTTACAAAATACGCCTGTCAAAGATGTCATAAAGTAGGGAAACTacgtaatgtaatgttaatttatacgtttatatcgataatttccacctctagaGGGTTCacctctttttatttcacaatgtattatgttttccatcttttgcgttattttgtccgTTATTAGCGCGTTCATGGCTGTATAAACATAGAGAGTTGACAGTTTATGTGACAGTTGTATTTGAAGTTTATAGTTGTCGTTGTTGTTGTTGTCATGTGTTATCAAGTtgtaaaagttataaataaaaagttatacATGACATGTCGGTGACATCACATGACAGGCATGAAAGTCACATGTGAGAACGGGCCGGATTAGCCCATAATTTTATCAATTACATAGGTACCGTGTATATTCtacttatacagtgatgagcgcgctaataaccgacaaaataacgcaaaagatggaaaacataatacattgcgcaacaaaaagagatgaaactagtggaggtggaaattatcgttataaacgtgtaaattaacattacattacatagtttcccacctttagacgtatcagaggagtatgacaactgtcactgtgacagtagaattttataaaatactcctgtcacagacgtctaaaggtgggaaactatgtaatgtaatattaatttatacgtttataacgattatttccacctctactagtttcatctctttttgttttgcaatgtattatgttttccatcgtttgcgttattttgccggttattagcgcgctcatcactgtatatgtatagtccgtccgctataacttttcccatgcggtacgattcattttcaatcaaattaagtcaaaacataaattgaaatgaacgtcgatgtgtatatatacattttgtatactgtatactatatactacacacatcggcgtacgtttcactttctgttttgacttaatttgataatttgattgaaaatgaatcgtacagcacgggaaaagttatagcggacggactatatgtcaCTAATGACCGATTATTCAGTATTTCGTATATTCAACGAAAGTATTTGGTTCTGTACTTACCACATTAACGAAGTTTAGAGCTTCACAAATAAAGTATCCGAATGCATAGGAAGTGTGCATGTGCATCGTTTCGATAAGATATTGTACGAGTCTATTCTGTCTATGTTCTCTCTCTGCCTTTTCCCCAACTCCGACCATCGATCCTCTCATACCTTCGGTGATCATACGAATTTTTCCTTGTTCCCAATTTTTCCACAACCAATGAGGGATGTAAAAGAGGACGCCCTAATAAATATATATTCATATGTATTGAAGTTTATAAACAATGTCTCTATTACATAGAGGTATGTATATATTAACAGAGTGAGCCTACCTTcggcgcttcctgacgacaagatctcatggactggtttgcggcatctctttctaacacattgtatcgagaaactaagatggcattaagtgtgagtataagtacggaaggggaggacaactgtcgcagctttactatgcgtaagagtgaaacagcgctaatccaaataaaaaagatggtgtcgtcacttcgctctgaatgacactctctctatgctaatatataactctatgctCTATTATTAAAAAAACAGACGACCTATTGTAGTAATTAAAGCTGGGCATTCATGGTCAATCCATCTGGAGCCACGCCAAATGGCTTCAGTCAAATGGATTGACGCCAAAATCATAGCCCATTCACGAACACTCCAAATTGGTTATCATTTCGTATGTGACGTGGTTaagtcacagtataaagagggacagtagaaccactctccgaaaaattggaagtaaaatctgtagtcgcgcatggcgaccgcgcaatgttggcagtcgctcttgccccactctcgcattgctattcgcatagaaacgtacggcttttaacagggaaaacctgcatccaccactggtgaattaccaattgcgtactgccggtattgcttcctgagatcaaagcgccgacagaagagtgattttactgtggttAATAAGTGAAGAAGCCCAATGTCGGGATTCCGAAGATTGCCGAAGAAGGACTCAGCGTGGAATGAACGAAAAATGGACGTGGGTTTGGACATTGACGTGAGGGTGGCGCGATGGCATGACGCGGTGTATCGCCACTCACGAGCAGACGGCATGATGCCTTGGCGTCAAGCAACGGCATGATGCGATGGATTACGAAGCGAATGGAAATCCGAATTTTGGATCACGCCAAAAAAGCGATCATGATTCAACACTCACGATCAATATTTGGCTCTATATCACGCCATTTGACGCGATGGAATGACGGTGAATGTCCACCTTAAGACAGGTTGTTTGGCAAAGGCAAAACCGTTCGGAAGATATTTCGATTGATAGacaattttatgttatcaaaagTATAGGTTTATGTTGTcaacttttatttcgacaaaaagactgctagaaacagcagagatgaaaacctttcgaaaaatcgatggtaaagaCACTTGGGACAGAGCTAGATGTACAGATGTacaacggagatgcaaggtggagaacattaataaagGGGTAAGAAacaagagtagaatggaacgaccacataggccgaatgacaacaaatagactagtaaggacggcgagagacggttccccaataatAGGAGgaagatcagtgggaagaccacaaaaacaatggaacaacttactggaggcgcATTGAAAAAACAggcagtcatgtctacacaaaaagaagaagaagaaacttcGTTTTGACAATACTTCCAGTCTAGAATCTCCAATGTTAATAAAGAGTTATGTCCACTATGCAGCTGATAAA
Proteins encoded in this window:
- the LOC114336053 gene encoding innexin inx3, coding for MSVLGMVSAVAGFVKVRYLVDKALIDNMVFRAHYRVTSAILFLCCIIVTANNLIGDPIQCINDRGVPGHVINTFCWITHTFTLPHEQGKRVGTEVAHPGLGNENQDKRYHSYYQWVPFVLFFQGVLFYIPHWLWKNWEQGKIRMITEGMRGSMVGVGEKAEREHRQNRLVQYLIETMHMHTSYAFGYFICEALNFVNVMVNIFMTDKFLGGAFLTYGTDVVSFSNMNQENRTDPMVAIFPRVTKCTFHKFGPSGSIQKHDALCVLALNILNEKIYIFLWFWFIILAILSGLAIVYSAAVVLLPSTRETILKRRFRFKVPNAVETIVRKTQVGDFLLIHLLGQNTNQLVFGEILDEFVRRLNFGSNSNLPSAPSTLELSPMYPEIVKYKETEA